A genomic segment from Candidatus Latescibacter sp. encodes:
- the smpB gene encoding SsrA-binding protein SmpB produces MENTKSIVQNRKARHDFFILSTIEAGIALQGTEVKSLRDGRVNLKDSYARVKDGELWLLGMHISPYEKGNINNHDPERDRKLLLHAREIDRMRRGIEEKGMTLIPLSLYFKEGRVKVELGLAKGKHEYDKRDNNAEREARREMDRARKKVIQS; encoded by the coding sequence ATGGAAAACACAAAATCGATAGTTCAGAATCGCAAAGCCCGTCATGACTTCTTCATCCTGTCCACCATTGAAGCGGGCATCGCCCTTCAAGGAACGGAGGTGAAATCCCTCCGCGATGGGCGTGTCAACCTCAAGGACAGTTACGCCCGGGTGAAAGACGGCGAACTGTGGCTGCTCGGAATGCACATCAGTCCCTATGAAAAGGGGAATATCAATAACCACGACCCGGAGAGGGACCGGAAGCTCCTCCTGCATGCCCGTGAGATAGATCGTATGCGCCGGGGCATCGAGGAGAAGGGAATGACGCTGATTCCCCTTTCCCTGTATTTCAAGGAAGGCCGGGTCAAGGTTGAACTGGGTCTGGCCAAGGGAAAACACGAGTACGATAAACGTGATAACAATGCCGAACGTGAAGCCAGGCGTGAGATGGACCGCGCCCGCAAGAAGGTAATTCAATCATGA